From Salinirubellus salinus, the proteins below share one genomic window:
- a CDS encoding uL15m family ribosomal protein, with protein MTSKKRRQRGSRTHGGGSHKKRRGAGHRGGRGRAGRDKHEKALYPPRGKSGFKRPQKTDEVVETINVRELDEDAIVLAERGLAEADGDGYAIDARDVVEDGHEADVVKVLGAGQVHGALTVTADAFSADAEAALEAAGGEAVLSERGAERAESEDEAAEEPTADEDNE; from the coding sequence ATGACGTCCAAGAAACGACGACAGCGCGGTTCGCGGACCCACGGCGGCGGCTCGCACAAGAAGCGACGCGGTGCCGGTCACCGCGGTGGCCGTGGCCGTGCCGGCCGCGACAAGCACGAGAAGGCGCTCTACCCGCCGCGTGGCAAGAGTGGGTTCAAGCGCCCCCAGAAGACCGACGAGGTGGTCGAGACCATCAACGTCCGCGAACTGGACGAGGACGCCATCGTCCTCGCCGAACGTGGGCTCGCCGAGGCGGACGGTGACGGCTACGCCATCGACGCCCGCGACGTGGTCGAGGACGGCCACGAGGCGGACGTGGTGAAGGTGCTCGGTGCCGGGCAGGTCCACGGTGCCCTGACGGTCACCGCGGACGCCTTCTCGGCCGACGCCGAGGCGGCCCTCGAGGCCGCGGGCGGCGAGGCCGTGCTCTCCGAGCGCGGTGCCGAGCGCGCCGAATCCGAGGACGAGGCGGCCGAAGAACCTACGGCAGACGAGGACAACGAGTAG
- a CDS encoding DNA adenine methylase — MSQPNNITPISWYGGKTSHRKWILPLLPTSDTYVEPFGGSGSILLHREPSNVDVYNDLSESLTDFYRVLRDNPDNLIRALQLTPYSREEYEYALNHHDDPGLDEVEKARLFFTVCNQARAGLALSAVESQFSFVRRESYSDMAGSISRWRNHISKLDSAAERLDGVRIESRDAVAVIEEYDSPDTVFYLDPPYMAETRSTGGEYGENEMGVEDHRELLEVLSDVEGDVAISGYTSDLYEGMLSGWSRVERGTRAQAGQSGSERTEVLWCNYDVPASGDVSQSGLSSWA; from the coding sequence ATGAGTCAACCAAACAACATTACACCAATATCATGGTACGGTGGAAAGACAAGCCATAGAAAATGGATTCTTCCACTGCTCCCAACGTCTGACACCTACGTCGAACCGTTCGGGGGTTCGGGATCGATACTACTGCATCGAGAACCATCAAACGTAGACGTATACAACGACTTGAGCGAGTCTCTGACAGACTTCTACCGTGTTCTGCGTGACAACCCGGACAACCTGATTCGGGCGCTACAACTAACCCCATACTCTCGTGAAGAGTATGAGTACGCGCTCAACCATCACGACGATCCCGGACTTGATGAAGTTGAGAAAGCGCGGTTATTCTTCACCGTGTGTAATCAGGCACGCGCAGGGTTGGCGTTGTCTGCCGTGGAGTCACAGTTCTCGTTTGTTCGGCGAGAATCGTATAGTGATATGGCCGGTTCGATTTCGCGGTGGCGGAACCACATTAGCAAACTTGATTCGGCGGCTGAACGCTTAGACGGTGTCAGGATTGAGTCTCGGGACGCTGTTGCGGTGATTGAGGAGTACGATAGTCCTGACACCGTGTTTTATCTTGACCCGCCTTATATGGCGGAGACGCGTTCGACGGGTGGTGAGTATGGTGAGAATGAGATGGGTGTAGAAGATCACCGCGAACTGTTGGAGGTGTTGTCTGATGTGGAGGGTGACGTGGCGATAAGCGGGTACACGTCTGATTTGTACGAGGGGATGTTGTCTGGGTGGTCTCGGGTTGAGCGTGGGACTCGTGCTCAGGCTGGTCAGTCTGGTTCGGAGCGTACGGAGGTTTTGTGGTGTAATTACGATGTTCCGGCTTCTGGTGACGTTTCTCAGTCGGGGCTTTCTTCTTGGGCGTAA
- the secY gene encoding preprotein translocase subunit SecY, with protein MGWKETAEPVLTRMPAVARPEGHVPFRRKLGWTAGVLVLYFFLTNVFLYGLPSGGAGSDAFGQFRTILAGGQGTILQLGIGPIVTASIVLQLLGGADLLGLDTQNPRDQALYQGLQKLLVVVMVVLTGLPMVFAGNFLPVSPALAQQYGVATVKWLMFAQIFVGGLLILFMDEVISKWGVGSGIGLFIIAGVSQRLIGGLFAWEALGTNYNGFFPTWVGILTGAVQVRSPLTPGGLNDIFLQQGQIIALFTTLAIFGIVVYAESVRVEIPLSHARVKGARGRFPVKLIYASVLPMILVRALQANVQFLGRILNSQWQGMPAWLGTYTTAGGIAEPTGGLFYYLAPIYSPQDWIPALGPRTLDILVRIGVDLTFMVIGGAIFAIFWVETTDMGPEATARQIQNSGMQIPGFRQSPGVIEKVLERYIPQVTVIGGALVGLLAVGANMLGTIGQVSGTGLLLTVSITYKLYEEIAEEQLMEMHPMMRQMFSND; from the coding sequence ATGGGCTGGAAGGAGACCGCCGAACCGGTACTCACGCGCATGCCCGCAGTGGCCCGTCCCGAGGGTCACGTGCCGTTCCGCCGAAAGCTCGGCTGGACGGCCGGCGTGCTCGTGCTGTACTTTTTCCTGACGAACGTGTTCCTCTACGGCCTGCCGTCGGGCGGTGCCGGGAGCGACGCGTTCGGGCAGTTCCGCACCATCCTCGCGGGAGGACAGGGAACCATCCTGCAGCTGGGTATCGGACCCATCGTCACGGCGTCCATCGTCCTGCAACTGCTCGGCGGTGCCGACCTGCTCGGCCTCGACACGCAGAACCCGCGTGACCAGGCGCTCTACCAGGGGCTCCAGAAGCTCCTGGTCGTGGTGATGGTCGTGCTGACCGGGCTGCCGATGGTGTTCGCCGGGAACTTCCTTCCGGTGAGCCCCGCGCTCGCCCAGCAGTACGGCGTCGCCACGGTCAAGTGGCTGATGTTCGCCCAGATCTTCGTCGGCGGGCTCCTCATCCTGTTCATGGACGAGGTCATCTCGAAGTGGGGCGTCGGGTCCGGTATCGGGCTGTTCATCATCGCCGGCGTCTCCCAGCGGCTCATCGGTGGGCTGTTCGCGTGGGAGGCGCTCGGCACGAACTACAACGGCTTCTTCCCGACGTGGGTCGGCATCCTGACCGGCGCGGTGCAGGTCCGGAGCCCGCTCACGCCCGGTGGTCTCAACGACATCTTCCTCCAGCAGGGCCAGATCATCGCGCTGTTCACGACGCTGGCCATCTTCGGCATCGTCGTCTACGCCGAGTCGGTCCGCGTGGAGATCCCGCTGAGCCACGCCCGCGTGAAGGGCGCCCGTGGCCGCTTCCCGGTGAAGCTCATCTACGCTAGCGTCCTGCCGATGATCCTTGTCCGGGCGCTGCAGGCCAACGTCCAGTTCCTCGGGCGCATCCTCAACAGTCAGTGGCAGGGGATGCCCGCGTGGCTGGGCACCTACACGACGGCCGGCGGCATCGCCGAGCCGACCGGTGGGCTGTTCTACTACCTCGCGCCCATCTACTCGCCGCAGGACTGGATCCCGGCGCTCGGGCCCCGGACCCTTGACATCCTCGTCCGCATCGGCGTGGACCTGACGTTCATGGTCATCGGTGGCGCCATCTTCGCCATCTTCTGGGTGGAGACCACCGACATGGGTCCCGAGGCGACCGCCCGGCAGATCCAGAACTCCGGGATGCAGATTCCGGGGTTCCGCCAGTCGCCCGGCGTCATCGAGAAGGTGCTGGAGCGGTACATCCCGCAGGTCACCGTCATCGGCGGTGCTCTCGTGGGCCTGCTCGCCGTCGGGGCGAACATGCTCGGCACCATCGGGCAGGTCTCCGGTACGGGCCTGCTGCTGACGGTCTCTATCACGTACAAGTTGTACGAGGAGATCGCCGAGGAGCAGCTCATGGAGATGCACCCGATGATGCGCCAGATGTTTTCGAACGATTGA
- a CDS encoding 50S ribosomal protein L30, with product MQALVQLRGEVNQSQAVRDTLGMLNLHKVNHCVLVPETPTYRGMITKVNDWVAHGTPTQEAVATVLRKRAEPAEGDAEVDEAWLAEHTDYDDFDALAEALLAEETTLREQGLSPTLRLHPPRGGHDGIKHPTKEGGQLGKHETEDISELLEAMR from the coding sequence TCCGCGGTGAGGTCAACCAGAGTCAGGCGGTCCGAGACACGCTGGGGATGCTGAACCTGCACAAGGTGAACCACTGCGTGCTCGTGCCCGAGACGCCCACCTACCGTGGGATGATCACGAAGGTCAACGACTGGGTGGCGCACGGGACGCCCACCCAGGAGGCCGTCGCGACGGTGCTGCGAAAGCGGGCCGAGCCCGCCGAGGGCGACGCCGAGGTCGACGAGGCGTGGCTCGCCGAGCACACCGACTACGACGACTTCGACGCGCTGGCCGAGGCGCTGCTGGCCGAGGAGACGACCCTGCGCGAGCAGGGGCTCTCCCCGACGCTCCGGCTGCACCCGCCGCGTGGTGGCCACGACGGCATCAAGCACCCGACGAAGGAGGGTGGCCAGCTCGGCAAGCACGAGACCGAGGACATCAGCGAACTGCTGGAGGCGATGCGATAA